A single region of the Brachypodium distachyon strain Bd21 chromosome 3, Brachypodium_distachyon_v3.0, whole genome shotgun sequence genome encodes:
- the LOC100840023 gene encoding BTB/POZ and MATH domain-containing protein 1-like, translating into MVGSVVQLKVNYEKAKNGKAIHSDVVSVGGHLWRIDCHPRGVSEDCKSEFISILLQHMSKSGSVTAIFESFLMDRDGQPSSKYQLRSLPRSYQSDSWGWGQFIGRTTLEKDYLEDGHFSILCTIMITDDSSIPVPPSDIGTHLGSLLDRADRTDVAFIVDGETFHAHRAVLAARSPVFRAELFGSMAEATMPAITLHEIVPRTFEVMLWFIYTDALPGDKELSDSSIEMFQNLLGAADRYALDRLKFICAQKLWEKVSVDTVSTILACAETYECPELKNRCIDLFVAE; encoded by the coding sequence ATGGTGGGTTCTGTTGTCCAGCTCAAAGTGAACTACGAGAAAGCCAAGAACGGCAAGGCCATCCACTCCGATGTCGTCTCCGTCGGGGGACACCTGTGGAGGATCGACTGCCACCCTCGTGGCGTGAGTGAGGATTGCAAGAGCGAGTTCATTTCCATCCTCCTCCAGCACATGAGCAAATCCGGAAGCGTCACGGCCATCTTCgagtccttcctgatggaCAGGGATGGCCAGCCATCTTCCAAGTACCAATTAAGGTCGTTGCCTCGATCCTACCAAAGCGATTCCTGGGGATGGGGTCAGTTCATTGGGAGAACTACTCTGGAGAAAGACTACTTAGAAGATGGACACTTCTCGATTCTATGCACCATCATGATCACAGATGACAGCTCTATTCCGGTGCCGCCTTCAGACATCGGGACTCATCTTGGCAGCCTGCTTGATCGCGCTGACAGGACGGATGTGGCATTCATCGTCGACGGCGAGACATTCCATGCTCACCGAGCGGTGCTTGCTGCCCGCTCGCCGGTGTTCAGGGCGGAGCTATTCGGCTCCATGGCCGAGGCTACAATGCCCGCCATCACGCTGCATGAAATTGTGCCTCGAACATTCGAAGTTATGCTTTGGTTCATTTACACGGATGCATTGCCCGGAGACAAAGAGCTTTCGGACTCTTCCATTGAGATGTTTCAGAATCTACTTGGTGCGGCTGATCGGTATGCACTTGACAGGCTGAAATTTATCTGTGCGCAGAAGTTATGGGAGAAGGTGTCGGTAGATACAGTTTCAACTATCTTAGCTTGCGCGGAAACATACGAGTGTCCAGAGTTGAAGAACAGGTGCATTGACTTATTTGTGGCTGAGTAA
- the LOC100840328 gene encoding MADS-box transcription factor 7-like isoform X1: protein MEERRMLQEQQQEEAHGHGGKEEEGKRRKKRGKVELRRIEDRTSRQVRFSKRRSGLFKKAFELSVLCDVEVALIVFSPAGRLYPFVSSESSVEEIFGRCRHLPNTIDLNIEIDLNEQAAPDPLSDLNHFADWILEIDVNSMGMAELRRFEEIVSDALTVIKNNLRMKVSQLTQTERNPQEKANNLSSQESEE from the exons atggaggagaggaggatgttgcaggagcagcagcaggaggaggctcATGGCCATGGgggaaaggaggaggaggggaagaggaggaagaagcgtGGGAAGGTGGAGCTGAGGAGGATAGAGGACCGGACGAGCCGGCAGGTGCGCTTCTCgaagcggcggagcgggcTGTTCAAGAAGGCGTTCGAGCTGTCCGTGCTGTGCGACGTCGAGGTCGCGCTCATCGTCTTCTCCCCCGCCGGACGACTCTACCCGTTCGTCTCCTCCGAAAGCAg CGTTGAGGAGATTTTTGGTCGATGCCGGCATCTTCCCAACACAATAGATCTCAATATTGAG ATTGATCTGAATGAGCAGGCAGCACCAGACCCACTATCTGATTTAAACCACTTTGCTGACTG GATCCTGGAAATTGATGTTAACTCGATGGGCATGGCTGAGCTAAGACGTTTTGAGGAAATTGTTTCTGACGCTCTGACAGTTATCAAG AACAATCTGAGGATGAAGGTGTCACAGCTCACCCAGACCGAG AGAAACCCACAGGAGAAAGCGAACAACTTGTCAAGCCAAGAATCGGAGGAGTGA
- the LOC100840328 gene encoding MADS-box transcription factor 7-like has translation MEERRMLQEQQQEEAHGHGGKEEEGKRRKKRGKVELRRIEDRTSRQVRFSKRRSGLFKKAFELSVLCDVEVALIVFSPAGRLYPFVSSESSVEEIFGRCRHLPNTIDLNIEVRDPRVDHDIQIDLNEQAAPDPLSDLNHFADWILEIDVNSMGMAELRRFEEIVSDALTVIKNNLRMKVSQLTQTERNPQEKANNLSSQESEE, from the exons atggaggagaggaggatgttgcaggagcagcagcaggaggaggctcATGGCCATGGgggaaaggaggaggaggggaagaggaggaagaagcgtGGGAAGGTGGAGCTGAGGAGGATAGAGGACCGGACGAGCCGGCAGGTGCGCTTCTCgaagcggcggagcgggcTGTTCAAGAAGGCGTTCGAGCTGTCCGTGCTGTGCGACGTCGAGGTCGCGCTCATCGTCTTCTCCCCCGCCGGACGACTCTACCCGTTCGTCTCCTCCGAAAGCAg CGTTGAGGAGATTTTTGGTCGATGCCGGCATCTTCCCAACACAATAGATCTCAATATTGAGGTACGAGATCCTCGAGTTGATCACGATATACAG ATTGATCTGAATGAGCAGGCAGCACCAGACCCACTATCTGATTTAAACCACTTTGCTGACTG GATCCTGGAAATTGATGTTAACTCGATGGGCATGGCTGAGCTAAGACGTTTTGAGGAAATTGTTTCTGACGCTCTGACAGTTATCAAG AACAATCTGAGGATGAAGGTGTCACAGCTCACCCAGACCGAG AGAAACCCACAGGAGAAAGCGAACAACTTGTCAAGCCAAGAATCGGAGGAGTGA
- the LOC100846326 gene encoding nuclear transport factor 2 — MDPDAVAKAFVQHYYQTFDANRGALVGLYQDGSMLTFEGDKFLGSAAIAGKLGSLPFQQCHHKIDTVDCQPSGPQGGVLVFVSGAITTGPGEHPLKFSQMFHLLPAGGSFYVQNDMFRLNYG; from the exons aTGGACCCCGACGCGGTGGCGAAGGCGTTCGTGCAGCACTACTACCAGACGTTCGACGCCAACCGCGGCGCGCTGGTGGGGCTGTACCAGGACGGCTCCATGCTCACCTTCGAGGGCGACAAGTTCCTCGgctccgccgccatcgccggcaAGCTCGGCTCCCTCCCCTTCCAGCAGTGCCACCACAAGATCGACACCGTCGACTGCCAGCCCTCGGGGCCCCAGGGCGGCGTcctcgtcttcgtctccggcgccaTCACCACCGGCCCCGGCGAGCACCCCCTCAAGTTCTCCCAG ATGTTCCATTTGCTGCCAGCTGGTGGGAGCTTCTATGTGCAGAATGACATGTTCCGTCTGAACTATGGTTAA
- the LOC100845713 gene encoding protein NUCLEAR FUSION DEFECTIVE 4, producing MVEAGSRVRGFLRNRWLVFVAAMWMQSFAGVGYLFGSLSPVIKSSLGYTQRQLAGLGVAKDLGDSVGFLAGTLCAVLPLWAALLVGAAQNLVGYGWVWLAVTRRVPVPPLWAMCILIFVGNNGETYFNTAALVSCVQNFPKNRGPIVGILKGFAGLSGAILTQIYAMVHSPDHAALIFMVAVGPTMVVIALMFIVRPVGGHRQVRPSDGISFTFVYSICLVLAAYLMGVMLLEDLVGLSHPLTVLCTIILMVLLIVPIVIPVILSFFSDNDESIHAALLPSPRREEASASVPSSEEQHEVILSEVEDEKPKEVDLLPASERQKRIAELQNRLFQAAAVGAVRVKRRKGPRRGEDFTLMQALIKADFWLLFFSLLLGSGSGLTVIDNLGQMSQSLGYEDTHIFVSMISIWNFLGRVAGGYFSEIVVKDYAYPRAIALATAQVFMAIGHFIFAMAWPGTMYIGTLLIGLGYGAHWAIVPAAASELFGTKNFGALYNFLTAANPAGSLVFSGIIASGIYDREAEKQAHQHGNSALLAVVFDAAPAIKCDGAICFFLSSMIMSGFCVIAAALSTILVHRTKVVYTNLYGKPPT from the exons ATGGTGGAGGCGGGGAGCAGGGTGCGGGGGTTCCTGAGGAACCGGTGGCTGGTGTTCGTGGCGGCCATGTGGATGCAGTCCTTCGCCGGGGTGGGCTACCTCTTCGGCAGCCTCTCCCCCGTCATCAAGTCCTCGCTCGGATACACCCAGCGCCAGCTCGCCGGGCTCGGCGTCGCCAAGGACCTCGGCGACAGCGTCGGCTTCCTCGCCGGCACCCTCTGCGCCGTGCTCCCGCTCTGGGCCGccctcctcgtcggcgccgcccagAACCTCGTCGGCTACGGCTGGGTCTGGCTCGCCGTCACCCGCCGCGTCCCCGTTCCCCCGCTCTGGGCG ATGTGCATTCTAATCTTTGTTGGTAATAATGGTGAGACATACTTCAATACTGCTGCGCTCGTCTCATGTGTTCAGAACTTCCCCAAGAACCGTGGACCGATTGTTGGTATCCTCAAGGGATTTGCTGGTTTGAGTGGTGCAATCCTAACACAGATCTATGCAATGGTACACTCGCCTGATCATGCTGCACTGATATTCATGGTCGCTGTTGGCCCAACAATGGTTGTCATCGCTTTAATGTTCATCGTCAGACCAGTTGGAGGCCACAGACAAGTACGGCCTTCTGATGGTATAAGCTTCACGTTTGTATACAGCATCTGCTTGGTCTTGGCCGCTTATCTGATGGGAGTGATGCTGCTTGAAGACCTTGTTGGCTTGAGCCATCCGTTGACAGTCCTGTGTACCATCATTCTAATGGTCCTACTGATAGTTCCAATAGTCATCCCTGTGATACTCAGCTTCTTCTCAGACAACGATGAAAGTATCCATGCAGCACTGTTACCATCACCTCGGAGAGAAGAAGCAAGTGCGTCAGTACCGTCGAGTGAAGAGCAACATGAGGTTATACTCAGTGAGGTGGAGGATGAAAAACCAAAGGAAGTTGATCTACTTCCAGCCTCAGAGAGGCAGAAGAGGATTGCTGAATTGCAGAATAGGCTATTCCAGGCAGCTGCTGTTGGTGCCGTCAGGGTTAAAAGGAGGAAAGGTCCACGGCGAGGAGAGGATTTCACGCTGATGCAGGCACTGATCAAGGCAGATTTTTGGCTTCTGTTTTTCTCCCTTCTGTTGGGGTCAGGATCAGGACTTACCGTGATCGATAATCTTGGGCAAATGAGTCAGTCATTGGGCTATGAGGACACCCACATTTTCGTGTCAATGATTAGCATCTGGAACTTCCTTGGACGTGTTGCTGGGGGCTATTTCTCAGAGATTGTTGTCAA GGACTACGCATATCCAAGGGCGATTGCCTTGGCAACAGCTCAAGTATTCATGGCAATTGGGCACTTCATCTTCGCGATGGCATGGCCGGGCACAATGTACATCGGCACACTGCTCATCGGGCTCGGGTACGGCGCGCACTGGGCGATCGtgccagccgccgcctccgagcTGTTCGGCACGAAGAACTTCGGAGCGCTGTACAACTTCCTCACCGCCGCCAACCCGGCGGGCTCCCTGGTCTTCTCGGGCATCATCGCCAGCGGCATCTATGACCGTGAAGCCGAGAAGCAGGCTCACCAGCACGGCAACTCGGCATTGCTAGCTGTGGTCTTCGACGCCGCTCCGGCCATCAAGTGCGACGGTGCCAtctgcttcttcctctcctcgaTGATCATGTCAGGGTTCTGcgtcatcgccgccgccctgaGCACGATCCTGGTCCACCGGACGAAGGTCGTGTACACGAATCTGTACGGTAAACCCCCCACATGA
- the LOC104583744 gene encoding plant-specific TFIIB-related protein PTF2 has protein sequence MESTTCWSCGEGEVVPDPDSGALVCTSCGRVHDAGASEFVHQATFTAEGKLDLRTSSYVHHSSHAHYLDQKLAGASAVITSTAARLGLSPTRAEEALAMAKSATGGSLATPGTAFLPALAAACAFLVARSHRLPLSLVEAAEAAGCGAAALHDLASRIASTLSLPPLPSFDYSAALERAVRYSHPLSAVQGEKKEAILSQARFLLRCASKWSLTTGRHPLPLVAGLTALAAEVNGVTGVSVEDIAQDISAVMHTSRRRYKELVDALVHVARKLLPWGADVNAKNLLLNAPVLLRLMEMRSQSDPSEQFLESFAPDMSGIVQTYSSVDNDESKYLQIVPLDDLDFNNFGQQGKDSEGSKISEECLSDMYQNVLKKLSEVKELGKFGKGANKRKRWGRGLELDPWMDSQDDGWIKDAPLEEAADIDIGYDAPPPAFTANIELQKRRRGRIEAAKCRIDAIRKAPAVRLAYANGSPAVLINEDVCPPQKIIRKKKGQKRIDGRNHEIQGNRPAETSNALNCQKRQKTGPSDGIDWEDCVIELLLLHGANEAEIEQGQYRRLLELHVFSSRNFVPVRSLKVSQADHGKNIL, from the exons atggaGTCGACGACTTGCTGGTCgtgcggcgagggcgaggtgGTGCCGGACCCGGACTCCGGCGCGCTCGTCTGCACCTCCTGCGGCCGCGTCCACGACGCCGGCGCCTCGGAGTTCGTCCACCAGGCCACCTTCACGGCCGAGGGCAAGCTGGACCTGCGCACCTCCTCCTACGTCCACCACTCCTCCCACGCCCACTACCTCGACCAGAAGCTCGCGGGGGCCTCCGCCGTCATCACCTCCACGGCCGCccgcctcggcctctcgcccaCCCGCGCCGAGGAGGCCCTCGCCATGGCCAAATCCGCCACCGGCGGCAGCCTCGCCACCCCGGGCACCGCCTTCCTCccggccctcgccgccgcctgcgccttCCTCGTCGCGCGCTCCCACCGCCTCCCGCTCTCCCTCGTCGAGGCCGCCGAGGCGGCCGgctgcggcgcggcggcgctccaCGACCTCGCCTCGCGCATCGCCTCcaccctctccctccctcccctcccgtCCTTCGACTACTCCGCCGCGCTCGAGCGCGCCGTGCGGTACTCGCACCCGCTCTCCGCCGTCCAGGGTGAGAAGAAGGAGGCGATCCTCTCGCAGGCCCGGTTCCTCCTCCGCTGCGCCTCCAAGTGGTCGCTCACCACCGGCAGGCACCCGCTCCCGCTTGTCGCCGGCCTGACTGCCCTCGCCGCAGAGGTGAACGGAGTCACCGGTGTGTCCGTGGAAGACATTGCCCAGGACATCTCCGCGGTGATGCacaccagccgccgccgataCAAGGAGCTCGTCGACGCGCTTGTTCATGTCGCGCGGAAGTTGCTTCCGTGGGGCGCCGACGTCAACGCCAAAAACCTGCTGCTGAATGCCCCGGTGCTGCTCCGGCTCATGGAGATGCGGTCACAGTCGGACCCATCGGAACAGTTTCTCGAGAGCTTTGCTCCTGACATGTCCGGCATTGTGCAGACCTACTCGTCGGTGGACAACGACGAGTCCAAGTACCTCCAGATTGTTCCCCTGGATGATTTGGATTTCAACAATTTCGGGCAACAGGGGAAGGATTCAGAAGGTTCGAAGATCTCAGAGGAATGCCTGTCAGATATGTACCAGAATGTCTTAAAGAAGCTGTCTGAGGTAAAGGAACTTGGGAAGTTTGGTAAAGGTGCTAACAAGAGGAAGCGGTGGGGGAGAGGTCTGGAGCTGGATCCATGGATGGATTCGCAGGATGATGGCTGGATCAAGGACGCGCCTCTTGAGGAGGCAGCGGATATTGACATTGGCTATGATGCACCTCCTCCAGCATTTACTGCTAACATAGAGCTGCAGAAGCGGAGGAGAGGACGGATTGAAGCTGCAAAGTGTCGAATCGATGCAATTAGGAAGGCTCCTGCTGTCCGTCTTGCATATGCAAACGGTTCACCCGCTGTTCTAATAAATGAAGATGTCTGTCCACCGCAAAAGATTAttaggaagaagaaagggcaAAAGAGAATAGATGGCAGGAATCATGAGATTCAGGGCAACCGTCCGGCTGAGACGTCAAATGCTCTGAACTGTCAGAAGAGACAGAAAACAGGCCCCTCTGATGGTATTGACTGGGAAGACTGTGTTATCGAGCTCCTGTTATTACATGGTGCAAATGAGGCAGAGATTGAACAAGGCCAGTACAGAAGATTATTGGAGTTGCATGTCTTCAGTTCA AGAAATTTCGTGCCTGTGCGCTCTCTGAAGGTCAGTCAAGCTGATCATGGGAAGAACATATTGTGA
- the LOC100846019 gene encoding peroxidase 51, with translation MEKRRRISLRAVVAAMALMLSLGEAASYDGGSSGLSPGYYSKTCSNLEKIVLREVTKKKNETVVTIPAVLRLFFHDCLVNGCDASVLIASHNNDAEKNSEDDDSLAGDGYDTVNRVKDAVERECPGVVSCADILALAARDVVNLAYGPYWPVELGRRDGLISKASDVKGKLPDPEMHVKELAAIFDKNGLSMRDMVALSGAHTVGFAHCSRFKKRLYNYNSTMRTDPSFNKYYAQQLKVACPPNVGPTIAVNMDPLSPVTFDNKYYNNLVNGLGLFTSDQVLYTDVASKKTVEEFNASQDQFFKAFVDSMIKLGRVDVKTGSAGEIRRDCTAFNH, from the exons ATGGAGAAACGGAGAAGAATCAGCTTGCGCGCCGTAGTCGCGGCGATGGCATTGATGCTGTCGCTCGGCGAGGCGGCGTCTTACGACGGCGGGTCAAGCGGCTTGTCGCCGGGCTACTACAGCAAGACGTGCAGCAACCTGGAGAAGATCGTGCTGCGGGAGGtcaccaagaagaagaacgagACGGTGGTCACCATCCCGGCCGTgctccggctcttcttccacgACTGCCTCGTCAAC GGCTGTGACGCTTCAGTCCTAATAGCCTCTCACAACAATGATGCTGAGAAAAACTCAGAGGACGACGATTccctcgccggcgacggctACGACACAGTCAACCGGGTCAAGGACGCCGTTGAGCGGGAGTGCCCTGGCGTGGTTTCGTGCGCTGACATCCTCGCCCTTGCTGCCAGAGACGTCGTAAACCTG GCATACGGACCCTACTGGCCAGTGGAGCTCGGTCGGCGCGACGGCCTCATCTCTAAGGCCAGCGATGTCAAGGGAAAGTTGCCCGACCCAGAGATGCACGTCAAGGAGCTCGCCGCCATCTTCGACAAGAACGGCCTGTCCATGCGCGACATGGTTGCGCTCTCCGGCGCGCACACTGTCGGGTTCGCGCACTGCTCTCGCTTCAAAAAACGGCTGTACAATTACAACAGCACCATGCGGACCGACCCGTCATTCAACAAGTACTATGCACAGCAGCTCAAGGTGGCGTGTCCGCCCAATGTTGGTCCGACCATCGCTGTCAATATGGACCCCCTCAGCCCCGTCACCTTCGACAACAAGTATTACAACAACCTCGTCAATGGCCTCGGCCTCTTCACCTCCGACCAGGTGCTCTACACCGACGTTGCGTCGAAGAAGACGGTGGAGGAATTCAACGCGAGCCAGGACCAGTTCTTCAAGGCGTTTGTGGACTCCATGATTAAGCTGGGAAGAGTAGACGTGAAGACCGGCAGCGCTGGAGAGATCCGAAGAGATTGCACTGCCTTCAACCACTAG
- the LOC100840639 gene encoding non-specific lipid transfer protein GPI-anchored 1: MATRRRCSHLSAAALLLAVCLSLSPSLATAQTAAPGATQSKCQGDMAHLTECMDYATGHEPSPSSTCCGDISDTQKARPECLCYIIQQVHGAGQAHGTQQLGLRFDRVLALPTACKLAGANVSLCINLLHLTPSSPDYAMFLNASKMTPSTSAPMSDSAAAGSKAPAGLRYGVVAAAVVSAVFSSIF; the protein is encoded by the exons ATGGCGAcacggcggcgctgcagcCACCTATCAGCCGCAGCACTCCTGCTGGCCGTGTGTCTCTCCTTGTCTCCGTCTCTGGCCACGGCAcagacggcggcgccgggggcgaCGCAGAGCAAGTGCCAGGGCGACATGGCGCACCTGACGGAGTGCATGGACTACGCGACGGGGCACGAACCGAGCCCTTCCTCCACGTGCTGCGGCGACATCTCGGACACGCAGAAGGCGCGGCCGGAATGCCTGTGCTACATCATCCAGCAGGTGCACGGCGCCGGGCAAGCGCACGGCACCCAGCAGCTCGGCCTCCGCTTCGACCGCGTCCTCGCGCTCCCCACGGCCTGCAAACTCGCCGGAGCCAACGTCTCCCTCTGCATCA ACCTGCTGCACCTGACCCCGAGCTCACCGGACTACGCCATGTTCTTAAACGCCTCCAAGA TGACGCCGTCGACGTCCGCCCCGATGAGcgacagcgccgccgccggttccAAGGCTCCGGCGGGGCTCCGCTACGGcgtcgtggcggcggcggtggtctcCGCAGTCTTCTCGTCCATCTTCTGA